In the Streptomyces sp. NBC_00193 genome, CCCCGGTCCGGGTCGGCGGCCACGGCGGCCTCCAGATAGCCCACCAGCCCCGGCAGATCGGCCTCCAGATGGGCGGCGGCCCGGAAGGCGCCGAGGACGACCGAGGCCTCCCCGACGGCCTCCAGCCCCTTGCCGCGGACGTCGCCGATGATCAGCCGGGTGCCGTCGGCGGTGCGGGCGGCCGCGTACAGGTCGCCGCCGATCTGGGCCTCGGCCTCCGCCGACAGGTACACGGAGGCGATCCGCAGCGGGCCCATCCGGTCGCGCAGCGGTCGTAGGACCACCTGCTGCGCCGCGACCGCCACGGAACGCAGCTGGGTGAGCTGCCGCTCGTGCACCTCGCGCAAATGTGCGAAGAAGGTGACGAAGGCCGAGATCAGGACGAGGGCGATGATCTGGAACGTGTGGTTGAGGTCCGTCAGGGAGGTGCGGGCGATGGCCACGCCCACCTGCGCGAGGACCGCCGCGGCGCCGACGAGCCCGGTCGTCCGGGGCCCGGCGAAGGAGGCGGTGAGAGCGGGGGCGGCGACCAGGAAGGGGCCCAGGTGAACTTCCGGGGGAGCCAGGATGTCGACCACCGTGACGGTGGCGATCAGCAGGAACGGGACCGCCAGCAGGACCGCGCGCGATTCCCGGAACCGGCTGGTGCGTGGGTGCGACGCTGAGGGGTCCATGCCTCCTGCATACACCGCACACGGCCGGGCGGCACCCGCTCCGGCCGTGGGGCCGGGGCGGGTGCCGCCCGGTGGATGCTCAGGTGGTGCTCAGGGTGCCGGGGGCGTCAGCTCACCTGGAGGGTGACGTCGTCCACCACGAAGGAGGTCTGCAGGGAGGGGTCCTCCACGCCCTGGAACTTCAGCGTGACCGTCTGGCCGGCGAACCGGGAGACGTCGTACGTCTTGAGCTGGTAGCCGGCCGCCGCGTTCACGTTGGACAGGCTCGCCAGCGTCTGGCCGCCCACCGAGACCGTGAAGGTGTCGTAGACCGTGTTCTCGGTCTCGGCCGTGTCGATGTGCAGGTAGAAGCCGAGCTGGTACGAGGAGCAGCCGGTCGGGATGGTCACGGACTGCGAGGCGTTGTCCGTGCGGGTCGTGCCGTAGCCGTTGAGCCAGGCCTTG is a window encoding:
- a CDS encoding PP2C family protein-serine/threonine phosphatase; the encoded protein is MDPSASHPRTSRFRESRAVLLAVPFLLIATVTVVDILAPPEVHLGPFLVAAPALTASFAGPRTTGLVGAAAVLAQVGVAIARTSLTDLNHTFQIIALVLISAFVTFFAHLREVHERQLTQLRSVAVAAQQVVLRPLRDRMGPLRIASVYLSAEAEAQIGGDLYAAARTADGTRLIIGDVRGKGLEAVGEASVVLGAFRAAAHLEADLPGLVGYLEAAVAADPDRGSDGPSGPGRPDEGFTTAAVLDVPDGEPLLRVVSCGHPPPLLLRAGRVVPLQVDHPAPPLGLSEFVDTGFTPQSFPFEPGDVVLLYTDGVIEARDASGAFYPLPERAADWPGDGPEALLRHLCADLLAHTPNGLLGDDAAMVAIERVGRLP